From a single Persephonella sp. genomic region:
- a CDS encoding efflux RND transporter permease subunit translates to MSKNIVEFVLKRPHFILSLILSLSILGVIGFFEIKQKLFPDVNRPVIAVVVFQPGASATDMAENVAIPIEKRLFTIDKVRTVSSTINDEIAVISAEFEYEKDIEQATTDVQNEINKVKSLLPKGIREPQIYKITDATPPVLVLSVSPKSPDISLSDVRQLAENQIKNRLLRLKEVANVDVFGGYKKEVLIQIDKNKLNKYGLSYTDIIRKIQQTNADIPIGIVLNKNDEFLIKSLNKKNDLDKLKNLQITPSIKLSDIATVKYGTFQNRVLYYGNGKPAIALAVQRQPTGDALKAIDAVKALIPELKKEFPQLDFQISDTQEKIIRLSNINMFEALRDAIIITAIVIFFFLANIRQMIIAGISIPFVYAITIGIMWLLGMEFNIVTLTAIILALGMLVDDAIVILENIERHLYELKEPTRQAVINGTKEVVFAVLAGTIATSVVLLPLLFVGDYPQRIFRPLAGTLLIAVIVSYFVSITLIPLLAPFLLKKTNEKNRFEAIVYKVSEFILNPLRNFYTGAVKNVFRKKFFAIPYFVFIIMMFVVSMRVIIPIVGREIMPPMDTGIVKATVITDSNLSTKQVEEVIKQINQIFKNDKKVEIYSIAAGSEPGVLTIGKGNTPQTISITAHYIDRFHRKETIWDIERQLREKIWQIPNIKYVAVYDYGATPLSTIKGNLDARLSGDDFKELDILGNKVLQAAYNTGGLTSVFRKWDYDKVVYNLKIDYKKALTYHLTPFMIASQLGTKIRGGIVSLYSIPNEKSLFIRVSYNQPQINSIKDLDNYYIDTPVGKIPLKAIAHVEKRIEPTLITRQDLMYTLDVLGYREKAAITHIVQNFHKALKQEHFHLPPGYYLSNEGDIKQLKDAMFRMIKAIGLGIVFLFFALAPAFRSFSSPIAVIFAIPLSVIGAAWAILAMGYHQSMPGLMGIVLLAGIITKNSILLIDFIQMALEEGKSIEEAIIGSIKVRTRPVLMTAFGTSAGMIPIALGWALGLERLAPLGTVAIGGLIVGTFLTLIYVPLLYYFMYLLRQKLFRKNKETTNLT, encoded by the coding sequence ATGAGTAAGAATATAGTTGAATTTGTCCTGAAAAGACCGCATTTTATACTTTCCCTGATACTTTCTCTGTCAATCCTCGGGGTAATCGGATTTTTTGAGATAAAACAAAAACTTTTCCCAGATGTTAACAGACCTGTCATAGCAGTGGTTGTTTTCCAGCCGGGAGCATCTGCAACAGATATGGCAGAAAACGTAGCCATCCCAATAGAAAAAAGATTATTCACGATAGACAAAGTCAGAACAGTATCATCCACGATAAATGATGAGATAGCCGTTATATCAGCCGAATTTGAGTATGAAAAGGATATAGAACAGGCAACAACAGACGTCCAAAATGAGATAAATAAAGTGAAATCATTGCTTCCCAAAGGTATAAGAGAACCCCAAATTTACAAAATCACTGATGCAACCCCGCCTGTATTAGTTCTATCTGTTTCACCCAAAAGCCCTGATATATCCCTATCAGATGTCCGTCAACTTGCAGAAAATCAGATTAAAAATAGACTTTTAAGACTAAAAGAGGTTGCAAATGTAGATGTATTCGGTGGTTACAAGAAAGAGGTTTTAATCCAGATAGACAAAAATAAACTTAATAAATACGGACTTTCATACACAGATATAATCAGAAAAATCCAGCAAACAAATGCAGATATACCAATAGGTATTGTTTTAAATAAAAATGATGAATTTCTTATAAAATCATTAAACAAGAAAAATGATTTAGATAAACTGAAAAATCTGCAGATTACCCCATCAATTAAACTGTCTGATATAGCAACAGTTAAATATGGCACATTCCAAAACCGTGTCCTTTACTACGGAAACGGCAAACCTGCAATAGCACTGGCAGTCCAAAGACAACCAACAGGAGATGCACTTAAAGCAATAGATGCAGTAAAAGCGCTAATCCCAGAGCTTAAAAAAGAATTTCCACAGCTTGACTTTCAAATATCAGATACACAGGAAAAAATTATAAGACTCAGTAATATTAATATGTTTGAAGCCCTCAGAGACGCTATTATTATCACCGCTATTGTAATTTTCTTCTTCCTTGCAAACATCAGACAGATGATAATAGCAGGTATCTCTATTCCATTTGTTTATGCAATTACCATAGGAATAATGTGGCTTCTCGGAATGGAGTTTAATATTGTTACCCTTACAGCTATAATTCTTGCCCTTGGTATGCTTGTTGATGACGCAATTGTTATTCTTGAGAATATAGAAAGACATTTATATGAACTAAAGGAGCCAACCAGACAGGCAGTTATAAACGGGACAAAAGAAGTTGTTTTTGCAGTTCTGGCAGGAACAATAGCTACATCTGTTGTATTACTCCCACTTCTATTTGTCGGTGATTATCCACAAAGAATATTCCGCCCCCTTGCTGGAACACTTTTAATAGCAGTAATAGTTTCTTATTTTGTATCAATTACCCTTATTCCTTTACTTGCACCATTTTTACTGAAAAAAACAAATGAGAAAAATAGATTTGAAGCCATTGTTTACAAAGTATCAGAGTTTATACTAAATCCTCTTAGGAATTTTTACACAGGCGCTGTCAAAAATGTATTCAGGAAAAAGTTTTTTGCTATCCCTTATTTTGTTTTCATAATAATGATGTTTGTTGTTAGTATGAGGGTCATTATTCCGATAGTCGGTAGAGAAATTATGCCCCCTATGGATACAGGTATTGTAAAAGCAACAGTAATAACAGATAGTAACCTTTCAACAAAGCAAGTTGAAGAAGTAATAAAACAGATTAATCAAATATTTAAAAATGATAAAAAGGTAGAGATTTATTCAATAGCTGCAGGTTCAGAACCTGGAGTTCTTACCATAGGCAAAGGAAACACACCACAAACAATATCAATCACCGCCCATTATATAGACAGATTTCACAGAAAAGAGACAATATGGGATATAGAAAGACAGTTAAGGGAAAAAATCTGGCAGATACCAAATATCAAATATGTTGCTGTTTATGATTATGGAGCAACTCCACTATCAACAATCAAAGGTAATCTTGATGCAAGGCTAAGCGGAGATGATTTTAAAGAATTGGATATTTTAGGAAATAAAGTCCTGCAAGCTGCATATAATACAGGCGGATTAACATCTGTATTTAGAAAATGGGATTATGACAAAGTTGTTTATAACCTGAAAATAGATTATAAAAAAGCCTTAACTTACCATCTAACACCGTTTATGATAGCATCCCAGCTTGGAACAAAAATAAGAGGAGGGATTGTTTCCCTATATAGCATTCCAAATGAAAAAAGCCTTTTCATAAGAGTTAGCTATAATCAGCCTCAAATAAATTCCATAAAAGATTTAGATAATTACTACATAGACACACCTGTAGGAAAAATACCCTTAAAAGCAATTGCACATGTAGAAAAAAGAATAGAACCTACTCTTATTACCAGACAGGATTTAATGTATACACTTGACGTTCTTGGATATAGAGAAAAAGCAGCGATAACACATATAGTCCAGAATTTCCATAAAGCACTTAAACAAGAACACTTCCATCTACCACCAGGATATTATCTGTCAAACGAAGGGGATATAAAGCAACTTAAAGATGCAATGTTTAGGATGATAAAAGCTATTGGACTTGGAATTGTATTCTTATTTTTTGCTCTTGCACCAGCGTTCAGGTCTTTTTCTTCTCCAATAGCCGTTATATTTGCAATTCCCCTTTCTGTGATTGGAGCAGCATGGGCAATACTGGCAATGGGATATCATCAGTCAATGCCTGGACTTATGGGTATTGTTTTACTTGCAGGAATAATAACCAAAAACTCTATTCTACTTATAGATTTTATCCAGATGGCACTTGAAGAGGGAA